In Oscillatoria acuminata PCC 6304, a single window of DNA contains:
- a CDS encoding ATP-dependent zinc protease family protein has protein sequence MKQKPQLPVIGWREWVSLPELGIEKIKAKIDTGARSSAIHAFDIETFHQDGKHLVCFKVHPYQRDSIQTVATTSPLFDERQVRNSGGHAELRLVILTPIEILGYQWPIELTLTNRDVMGFRMLLGRQALRHRFLVDPGKSFLLHPK, from the coding sequence ATGAAACAAAAACCACAACTCCCGGTGATTGGGTGGCGGGAGTGGGTTTCCCTACCTGAACTGGGAATTGAGAAAATTAAAGCCAAAATTGATACGGGTGCGCGGTCTTCTGCCATCCATGCCTTTGATATTGAAACCTTCCACCAGGACGGAAAACATCTAGTTTGCTTCAAAGTACATCCTTATCAACGGGATAGCATTCAAACTGTTGCTACCACGTCCCCCTTATTTGATGAAAGACAGGTTCGCAATTCTGGCGGTCATGCTGAGTTAAGATTGGTCATTCTTACCCCCATAGAAATTTTGGGTTACCAATGGCCGATCGAACTCACCCTCACCAATCGCGATGTGATGGGATTTCGGATGTTGTTAGGACGTCAGGCATTGCGGCATCGCTTTTTAGTCGATCCCGGAAAGTCATTTTTACTCCATCCTAAGTAG